TGTTCGAACACTGCAGAGTGGACAGACTAGTGACTGACAATTATCCATCTGCTGGGAGCTGCTTTTGTGGTCACTTTgtggtttttaatattaaagtatagaaatcaaggaaataagaaaaattatttcCCCTTTCCTAGGTTTTGCATTAGTATAGGTAGCTGCCCCCTTTGTAAATGTTCAGAAACTATGAATGAAGACAGAAAAGCAGGGGTTTTCTTTGCGGCAAATAAAGATTCACTGTATTATTCACAATATTAAGTTTTCCAACAGTtacatatatacaacatatactaTAAAGTGATCCGGGATGGGCGAATATCTCccatattcatttattgtatatatgttacTGTTGGAAAACTTATTATTGAGAATAATACACTGAATCTTTATTTGCCGCAAAAAAACCCCTGCTTTTCTGTCTTCATTCATATTTTCTAGAAATCACATTGTGTACTATCTGCTATATGTCTGGTAGAAAAAGAGAAAGGTCTTCTAGAAAGCTGTGGTATACAAATGCAACGTTAAGAAATTGCAACAAATATCACCACTGTCCATATGAGTCTAGAGCTGTAAATAAATCTGCGTCTAATATGTCCTTCTTTTCAGTAACAACCACTAGTGTCCTCAAAAGCATAATGTAATACGTACCTCTCTCATTTCAGCTTGCATTGGATATCGACAGGGAAGCTGACGACCATAACATGTATTTGGATGGAATGGTAAGATTGTGATCTTCAGCTCCCTTTTCACTGTTTGTACTCTTGTGTTGCTaggaaatggttttatttttgtggtcGGTTCTGGCTCCTGATAAATGTGATATCTGTCACATGCAGCAATATTCTGTTTGTCAAAAATATGCACACCTTCCAATGGACTGAGCTACGTTCAGGAGCACAAATAAAGATCTGTTATGTTCTACTAACATGCAAGTTGTTGTGCTTTAACTTCCAGCCAGCTTTTCTGCTGCTGTAGAGGCTGCAGTATGCTGCTATTATACTCATTTGGTGAAgatgattaaaatgttttgtcttcGCTTCCAACACTCAAAGTGCTGTTCAGCTCTATTGAGAGAGGGGGTGACTGGTGGGCACCCCACCTTTCCCATAGTAAATTACAGTCTTTGTCATTGTTCCATATTTTGTGATTCACCATGGCAGGTTGCTAATACTTCAAATTTATATAATGTCAGATGCCCATAAAAACTCTCTTCAGGGAGCATACTTATTTTTAGTTAATCTGTGACATGAGTCCTAGAAATGTGTGGTAGACAAGTGGCAGTGGGACTGCAGAATGTGTCGGACCTTGGATAGGACATCACTTGGGAAATGTCTTTAAATTTAATCAAACGGTAATGGAGATTAAGTTGCTGTGCATGAAAGCCCAGatccattttttttccctcttccctatatattttctctcttttccacAGTGACCCCTGTCAAACACTTGCACTGGGATCCATAGAGCTGTAACTAGGCCACTGGAGCCAAGAGTAAAAGTTTCCAGTTAATTCTGACTAAAATTCTAAAGTAGAAAAGTTGTCCAAAAAAGTTGCAGCTGGAATAGCAATGAACTCGATAGTTCAGATGCTGTACAATGATGTATCTTCTCTTTTAGGATTCAGACTTCATGAGCGTGACTGGTCTTTTAAGTGGCAGCGTCAAGCGTTTCACAGGAATGGCTCGTTCTGGCAAAGATAATCGCAAACTCTTGTGTTACGTTTCAGTTGGCCTTGTAGGATTGTTCTTTTTACTCTATTTTTTAGTTTCCAGAGCTAGTACGTGATGGATAATACCCCTTCATACAAAAGACATTCCTCATTCACACCGCCCTGTGACCCAGGGGCAGGAAGATGTTATGTGACCTGTCAGCCAGGCTGTTGAAACTTGGCATTTCCAGAAATTTCTTGGACACTTTCTTTCCTGATCAATTCAGTCCTAAACATGTGACCAAAAATATCATCCAGATGCATTTGGTCAATATCAAGTTTGGTGGAAAATTTGCAGCTCCAAATCTTTCCTTGGAAAAAGCCTCAAAATATGGACTGAGGGTGATATAAACCACAGTTGTTGCTTAATAGTTCTATGCCTCTTGCTCTCAGCATTATCAAAATAATATCAACCACTTGGTgttattaaacattaataaatgatATTGCTCAACGAGAAAAATATAAAGGTCTGCAATTCCAATGCTGCTTTTGCATATTCCAGTTTCCTTGCTGTCATGATAATTCTCTATGATTAGTACTTTCTGAGCCACTGATAGGGAACCATATGCAAAACAGAATTTCCAATTCACCAGATACAAACTTATTTCTGGACAGTAAGTTTGAAAGCAAAAAATCAGCCTTACAGGCAACTAGCACTTTACGAAGATTTGGCAGTCCgtgtatttttttctagaaaagtaAGATTTTAGTCACATCTTCTTCAGCAGGAAATGGGAGCATAAATAGATTAATATAGTCCATAAGGAAGCGTTTTACTGTaattgcaaatacatttattaaacttaataACCTAAGTTGcttgtatatgtgattttttttcttctgtgattTATCATTATGTACTAGAGCTTCCTGATGGGAGGTAGTGTTTACTTGAGGAAGCGGTGGGCCACAGGTGTACATGTGGCAGCAACCAAAAGTCAAAGCCATCTTCTtgtccactaacccgactctcttctctacaatcgcAAGTCGGTCAAGTACTGGAATGATAATGATCTTTATCTGCCTCAGTTTTACTTCTTAGTAACCGCTCCCCACTCTCACCGTGTGACTGGACAGacagaagcagcacactgattaGCTCACTGTTATGTCACTCTGTTCTCTACTATCAACAGGTTCCTGGCACTGCATGCAAGAGGttcatattataataaattaggtagataatattatgttacattgacttatactgtatataatgaatttacaaaaaatagacCAAtccaaatgatttattatttgcatCTGTTACTGAAAtactaaatcattaaaaatatatgaaagtgcagttttttttatagaacattttcaAACTCCTTTACAATTTTCTCTGTTCTTAATGTAATGTTTTCCTGtgggtcttttttgttttttatagtcaAATCACTTTTTAGTTTTGTGTGTTTAATGTTTCTCCTAAAAGTTTTCCAGATTAATTGAGCCAACAATAATGTTGGAAACACCATCCTTGTCTCTAGGTGCAGCTATTATTTCAACACTTAATTCTGTTTTTATGTGCCAATTTCAGTTTAACTTCTAAAAACTCATTTAATACATAATCCTATTTTACCCTTGAGCCATATCTGATCAAGATGCCtctaataacacattttaatgtttccCCTAAGACATGTTATAAAGCATTGATCGCTTTGCTTTCTACACCTCTTGCTTAATTATTTCATTCACAAGGAACTAATAATCTTTCATACAGGGGCCATCAGTCCTATTTTAGAACTGGGAATAACTTTATCTCAATTATGTTATTTAGTACTGTTGTTGGGTAAACAAAATATGTTCATGATTAAAGCAAACCGTTTCTGAGCCCATGCAGACCAGATCAACAGGTTCAACTTACCAGCAGATTCACCACCAGCATATTCTCTTCCCACCTTTGATCCCCTAATGCTCCATTCAGTTACCAGGAGCAAAGTGTAATAGCAAGCCCTTTTTGGGTATGAGAGGGGCATGCGACTCCCTCCCCTGGCTTCTTTTTGGTAAGTTGTCAGGCtctcattttttattgcatttatttattctattcttTAGCTCCATATTGCAAGCAGCTGGgcttctaataatattattttgcccTGCCACCCTTACCAATtgcatgcataaaaataaaaccaccTAAATGCCCCATTTACCCACCAAACTTATCTGTCTCTATATCTGGATATCtgatttaaaattatattgtcaCTTTGCTCATTCAGAGCAAAGTGGCTGTGTCTGTGCAAAGCTGCCTCCTGACTGAGGGATACTCAGCACTCTAGTACTCCCCCGCTAGGCTTTTCTGTAATCTAGCCAATAAATATTCTTAGGGCTTCCACTGACCTGCTCTCAAGATGCAAGTGATATTACCACTCACTCTAGGCACTGGGTGTTTGGGTAATAATTTTGATGGAGAAAAGATCAGCAAGGGTAAGCTCGAGAGGAAAGCATCAATGGATTCAGGGGACTCGGTTGCAGGCATTCTCACAAAAAGAAAATTCCAGCCCTTAATTATTCTTTTAATCTTAAAAGTGCTGTTTTAGTAAATTATACATTCCTGGGTAAACTTTTAGCTTATAgcttaacataaaaatgttccaatttaCAAATTTGTGATCTGgcagttttattgcaaaaaggaataggtgatgtcccttttacaataagGATTCTTACCTGCCTCATCACTCCAGCCAAAACTCTGTGAACTAAGGCTCCGAGTGAACTCCTttctgcatgggagttacatcattttaGACCAACCAATCAAGATGAAGGACGTAGATGACAGCACATTGTGATGGAACGCAGACAGGTGAGTATGGCatgctttagttccactttaaaacctaACACTACCTATGTGATCCTATTTTCTGTGTGATCCTTCTCAGTACATAAATGGATAGGGAATCTTTTCAAAAAGGACACACACAAAAGAAAGCACATTATTAGCACAGCAAGGGGGGTAAGAACATCTCTTCAACTAATGACcacccccaacatttttttttgggtgtcACAGGAACAGCAAGTGATGGAATTGCCACAATAACATAACAGACAGAAAAAATTCTTGATGCAAGGTATAGTGCAGGTTAGTGGTTTACAGACAGTCTTCTGGTCCAGATGCTTGTAAATGTAATTCTAAAAGCTTTGGTGGTCATCATTCACCTCTGTATGTAGCGATGTTGCAGTCAGTCTCATGTATGCATACTTCATGTAGCAGTCCTGGTGGAATTTTCTCCAGAAGGCCATCCCAAATGAAAACAGTCAAGTTCTCCACGGAACTGTAGTAAAAAAGATATGCCCATATTTATCAAATAACTTGCTGAACTGTAATCATATCAATGCAAGTAAAACCACATCTGTTACAACAGTTCATTTAATCCGATTTGATTTTTTGCCCTCTTGCCATGCCAGTCATTGGCAGTAGCTGAAGGCAATACCCAGTATTTCAGAGTACTAGAGAAGCATATATCTTGCAGTGTTGGGTAAAAAAGCGGTCAATAACTTGTACAATGGAAGAGTCAAGGGATATACACAGGGCTTTTCCTTTATTCCTGGAGGCTGAACAACTAATTTTTGTGAAATTGTCCTTTAATAAACCCCCCAACTGAAGGTGTTCTGGGGTAATACTTTTCTACACACCCGATTGATCTAACCTCCATAGCCCAGgttcatttatctttattttgtgtATGCATCTCACAGTCTCTTTCATTACTATGGGTTGCCATACTCATGGCAGCCTGCAGCAATCCCTCAGATTACACCATACATATGTCGCCGAGAGGCTGGTAGCACTTCCGAGAAAACATCATTGGATCAGGCCGGTATTATCCTAGGTGGGATGCACTAAGGGGCCTGGAAAGATTTATCAATGGACAACTTTACCAAGAGTGTCTTTAAGGGAGCAATAGAAATGAGCCTAAGCATAGGTATACATACTATAAACACGGTCAGATCAAGAGGAGCCGATGCCTAAAATCAGGAGCAGAGGAACAGGGTAAACCTAATCATACCCCTGGAATCCTTCTACCACTgcctattttctttttcattttttttgtaatagctaTTTATTGTTGAGTGCTCATGATTGAATTGCTAAAGTTAACAAAGCTTTACCTTACTTATTGGTGTAAGTGATTTGTTCCTTACAAATAATAAACTACTTTGAAGTGAACAGCCAGaatccattttttaaatcagcagcactgtgtaaattttaaatatgtattcttTGATGTGGTATTGAATGTTGTGAGAACAGTCGTGTTTATATTGTTCTATTTACTTTAGGTCATCATTGCTGTTCTTGATACCCATCAGGTATTAATCCTTGCAATTAAGAGCAGCCATCTGCCAACTGGATGAACTATTTGAATGTAGCTGCAAATAACCACAGTGCAAATGTGACTGTATGAGCTTTATGACTAAGCACCATAGCACAAAATACGTCACCGTCTTTGCTGTAAGATGCTTATTTCAATAAAGTCTTCTAATGCTCTACCCCAATATATGGGTGCTGTCTGTTAGACTGCAAATAGCAATAGCAAGGGCCATCAACCTAAATGTTTCTCAATGTAACAGATCAAATTTATAATACCCCCCCCTTTAGGCTGTGTATTACCAGTAACTTACctgacaacatttttaaagtatggaACATCCTGATCCAAATTTTTATGATCCAATTGAACCATAATAACATcctacaaaataattaaaagaattcATTAAACATTTAGGAATTTAATAGCATATTATTCCagacccaaatatttttttcaaacgcTATGTATTTACTCAATTTCTTGCATTCTGCttactgttatataaaaaaaaaaaggaaacttagAACgagatggacagaaatataaatcctttggcaggtaaagttgtttttatatatgtagcCATTTGTGTATGCATTTGTTATTCCAGAATTCAGATTTAAAGTCATGTTCCCACAATGCAAAAATATTGACTccaacctaaaaataaaacatttatgaataacaTTCTATTATAGAATTAAAGAATCAATAAACCATCTTTTTCATGTATATATCTTCCACCAACAACCTCATGGCAAACTGATTACCTCCATATGCTTCTTCAGATCGGTGAGGTTCATCACCATTCCAGTGACAGGGTCTATCTGTGGGATAAAATTATAAATCAGTTGCTGATTTTGGTATGGAGCTTTATGATCCCTTTAATCCCTCCTGTACATAACCTGTATGGTCTAAAGCTCTACCCCatggaagatacacttttatcagtaaacctgggtgatccagcaaacctggaatggctttcctaaaagtcattagctatttgtttgcaaatgtttttaatcctggacaaaattctttccaggtttgctggatcacccactgatgagcctatcctctccagagctttcgtaaattaggtccattgtgtGCCAAAGGCACAACTCTACTACATGGCAAATGTATTAATGTAagacataaaatcaataataatttgTGTTGGGGAAGGAGAACACCTACAGAAAATCTTGGCAACCATTGGAAGAACACACAAAATCCATAGAGATAGTCTCTTTGGGGGGTCCACCCATATCCTAATGCTAACTTGTAAATAAATCTCAAAAGCAAAAGTGGGCTACTTATGTAGGTTTGTCCTCATTATGTTGACAGTGATAACCCATCAAGCGGTCTTCGGCTACCCAGTAAACGTTAGCACATAATACACTATCTACTATTCTTTGCCTCCTTAAATTGATATTTATGAATTAGATTCCTATTATATAAAGTTTAGGAATGCTTGTGGTAAAAGTAGAAGCTCAGTTCTACATTTTGGGTTAAATAGAGATCAACCAACCTGCAGAACAGGACAGACTACACTCAATAGATGTGCAGATTTTTCCTGGCCAATAACTATCCCATATACTCTTACACTAAATCCAATATAGGGCACATAGGAAACAATTACCATGCATTCTCTATGAATATAGGCAAGACTATCTGATGGGTGCTACAGGAAACTCTGCTAAAAAGCCAAGCTCAGTTTGTCACATGTGCCTTGGACATAAAAACATTCCAATTGCAGAAACCCGGGCAACTCTGAATACTGAACACTCAATGCCCTCTACTAACCCTAACTTTTTTGATATAGGTATTAGGTACTAAATGTAAATAGCATTAgatctaaatgtaaaataagcttgatgttttatcatttattttatacttcCACTCACAAGCATCAGAATGTTACgcatacagaaatatatattagaCGCTTACCTTACCCCGCACTGTGACAATCACTAGAAAGAACACAAACAAGTTTAGGTTAGTTACACAATCCATGCAGTTCTATTGCTAACAGATGCAAGCTGTTATATTCCAGCAGGATATTTAACATCATTTGGAAACAGTCCCCAGGAATCTGTGCGTGTAAACCCTGGGGCCTACGACATTTACTGCAAAATGATATAATCTCCTTACACAACTGTTTCCACCCAGAAATAATTCTATTATATCAATTTAATCAATTTGTTACAGACAGATTCTAAATCATCAGGCAGTAATTTATCTGCTCAAACTGTAGTTCTGCTTCTCTGTGTCATTTATAAAAGTTACAATGATTTCCTGATTTACTTTGCTCTAAGGAAATACATCTCTTGtacaaaagctaaaaaagaaaagctttaagaaaaaaacctGATGAAGAAttgtacaagtagtccccgaattacatacgagatagggactgtaggtttgtttttaagttgaatttgtatttaagtcggaacagttacattattttaataaatgcaattagaacagatgtttgtctcaacatattattaggcagcgtggtgtcagatactgtataaaatcctcactgtgagttattcacaaacaaagcaaaaaaaaatctttatgaagcctagacattcattaacttctagagcaagctgtgctttgatatgcaaaaagaaacaactgcagagtttgtcgtggtcattaaagtgttacaagaggctgcagaaagagctcaaccccctaagatcacccacaacctcagctgtgtttagaaaaatatttctccTGTAAGTCATGCAAATGCCTGTCCCCCCTTTAAGCCTCCCTTCTCTAcacagggaagccctgttcatatctagaaggCGTATGTACcggtatgtcggatgtccttaacccaggcaCTACCTATACTCATTACAATTTGAACAGATAT
The genomic region above belongs to Pyxicephalus adspersus chromosome 9, UCB_Pads_2.0, whole genome shotgun sequence and contains:
- the BET1L gene encoding BET1-like protein isoform X2, which gives rise to MADWGKRGSSSGAVDEMLDAENKRLADNLSTKVTRLKSLALDIDREADDHNMYLDGMDSDFMSVTGLLSGSVKRFTGMARSGKDNRKLLCYVSVGLVGLFFLLYFLVSRAST
- the PTS gene encoding 6-pyruvoyl tetrahydrobiopterin synthase, with product MQNGNGAKEQQRARTIELSRSTWFSASHRLHCKSLSDEENSNIFGKCNNPNGHGHNYKVIVTVRGKIDPVTGMVMNLTDLKKHMEDVIMVQLDHKNLDQDVPYFKNVVSSVENLTVFIWDGLLEKIPPGLLHEVCIHETDCNIATYRGE